In the genome of Aricia agestis chromosome 4, ilAriAges1.1, whole genome shotgun sequence, the window ACGTAGAGAAACAACAGTACCAGCTTTAGTGGCCAGCGCGACGACCGCTCGCGCCTCTCGAACCTTCGGCAGTGAAGTAATGCGGGgcgtggtggtggtggtggcggCGCTGCTGctgggggcggcggcggcgcggcacCGGGACGCGGCGACGGCGGCGGGCGCCGTGCGGGGGTACCGCGCCCCCGGCGCCCCGCACCACTACGCCTACCTCGGCGTGCCCTACGCCCGCCCGCCCGCGGCCCACCGCCGCTTCGAGGTCAGCGGTGACATGTAACGCAAATCTAATTTATCGCGGTGATAGATCGTTATCGAGTGGATCGCCCGCGATAGCGGGCCGCCGCGAGTGATCGAATCACACCTACACAATATGCGAGCGGTTTCGCCGGCTCGCGACCTCGACACTGAACTTTCTAACTTTTCTGTTTCCcatagatacataatatcttTTGAAGCGCTAAGAATTGCTCGGCTCGTCTCAGGCGCCGGAGCCGGTGGCGTCGTGGAGCGGGCTGTTCGAGGCGACGCACCGCGTGCGCTGCCGACAgccgggcggcggcggcgacaACTGCCTGGTGGTGAACGTGTTCACGCCGGCGCGGGCGCGCGCGCTGCCGGTGCTCGTGCACGTGCACGGCGGGGGTTTCCTGAAGGGGTAACTTTTGCTCGACCACATTAATTCTgattacaaaaacaaatagTCGCTATTGAAGACTCTCGATTCCGTGCTTGATCTCTAAGGCCTATGTTTCTTAGGCCTTAGAGATCAAGCAAGCACTTAAACAAAATCTTTGTTAGCACTTAGTTGCAGCCCTAATTCGCCGTTGAGTAGGCACTTTATGATAAACATACTCAATTTAGTGTCCTAATATTTTCAGCTGGGGATTTCATGACGCTCCGTCACGACTCATACGTCAAGCTATTGTAGTGGTATCGTTCAACTATCGTCTGGGCGCCTTCGGTTTCCTTTGCCTGGGCACCAGGAGTATTCCGGGCAACGTCGGCCTGAAGGACCAGGTGGCGGCGTTACAGTGGGTAAAGCGAAACATCGCAAGTTTCGGGGGCGACCCGTCGGAGGTGACGGTGTACGGCACGGGGTCCGGCGCCGCGTGCGTCGAGCTACTGGTGCTCGCCGGCGCCGCTGGAAACCTTTTCAAAAGAGCTATATTAGAGAACGGCTCCGCTCTTTCCCCGTCGACCATGTCGCGTGACCCTCTGACGGCCGCGTACGACTCGGCACGGGCTCTCGGTTACGGCTGCGACCGCATAAGGAAGGAGCTAGAAAAATTCTACTCGAACCTTTCACCGGGTCAGCTGTCGAACTTGTCGAGGATATTCGTTCCTTGCGTTGAAAGAGTTTCGAGCCGGAGTCTGTTACACGAGGATCCGTGGGAAGTTGTCAAAGAGGGTAAATTCCATCATGTATCGATGATGATGGTGTACGGGATGGCGGAGGAGACGGCGTTGATCGTGGAGGAGGAGGGCGTGTACAAACCACCGGAGGATTTCAGTGACTTGATTCCCCACAACATTGAAGTTGACTCAACGGATCACAGAGATGTGATCACTAAGTTTATTAAAGAGttttattttgaagaaaacaCCATGAACAGTAATTCAGTTGAATCCTACGTTGATTATGTAAATGACATATTTCTACGATATCCTCTGGTGAAGTCAGCCGTGCACCATGCGTTCGGAAGCAACTTGACAATATATTTAATGAACTTTTCGTTCAAGAGCAGAGGCCCAAACTTgagtacaaacaaaaaaaaaggaacTCAATATCAGAGTGttttacattttctgtcaaaggATACATTGGATGAAGATGAGTCTGTTGCTGTAGCATTAACAACCTTATGGagtaactttattaaattaggGTAAGGCTCTATAGTTTGTGAAATCAGCTTctttacattttctttattattgtttttatttagtaGAGTTCTTTTCATatttataacgagcttttgcctgcggctttgctcgcgttaagaagtattattatatacaaacttttaaccccttggggttggaatttatcaaaaacatctacctgcatgccaaatttcagcccgatctgttcagtggtttgggctgtgcgttgatagatcaatatgtcaatcagtcagtcacctttgagttttatatatacagattcaATGCACAATACTATTTAATAACTAAGCAGACAATTACACaataaaactttgtttgtttccTCAGTGGAATGATTATATTCTCAGGAATATAATCATTCCAGGTCTTAAATctatttgttatattataaaaatgactaTTAAGCACATTACAATTATTCGTTTCAGTGACCCAACTCCGTTAACCACATCGGAGACACCAGTCATCTGGCAGCCTGTGCTCCCACTGACACTGAACGGCGCCCCGCTCTTACGAGACACAAGGTGTCTCAAATTCAGTGGAAATATGATCAACACaaagctcaactgcccgcaacTTCTCTTCTGGGACCGAGTTTACAATCATTTCTATACAATTAACCATGAATGACTTTATAACACATAACAAAGATTGTACAATTGTTCATTTCCCCAAAAGAAATAGGTCATGCTTTTGTATTACCTTCTTGATTATTGTacttaatgattattaaatgtttactttaagtcaaaatgtttgtttttttcaCTCTTTCTTCGGTGATTACTCGCAATTATACTGATACGGATCTCGTATTGGACACAGTCAGTCGGAAACATAAAACATTCTTGCTGCATGTTATTAGCGAAGAAAATCGAACTTTCGTATTCTAAGTTTCCAAATACTTTTATACGGCTTCGATATTTGATACTCAAGATCTTAAAAGCATGCTAACGATTTTGGCGAGTGGCGACTATCATAATCGACGTcctcaaaaataaataataccgTTACCTGATCAATTAGCAGCCGAAAATGTGTGGAGGCGAGGATCACTGAGATCGAACCCGCGGCACTATAACGACATATCTCACTGTCTAAATGTTTTTCGAGCTTCACTTAATTAAAGTTTGTGTTAAAAGAAATCAACAAGTAAATTGTAAAAGACAAAACATGAACCACCCGAACATTTCACAACTTTGACATTTGGCGTAAATTATAAAGAGTGATGTCAGCAGTCAGGGGGGGGACAGAACCATGTAATTGGTGCCCCTCAAGGTCACACTCACACATACAAATCGATACAAAACTTTTACTCcttctttttatattgttttccgGAGCTTTGATCATAACATTGTAAATTGCCAGTGGcaaagaaactaaaaaaaattgacgtaaAACCAAAACAGAATTTTGGTAAAGGAATTGAATattcttttactttaatataaaattaagagaagtatatatatttatatatttctctttttaaatttaatttatattttctctATTTAAATGAAGAGAAAAAATAACATTGTAAATTACCAGTGGcaaagaaacttaaaaaaattgacGTAAAACCAAAACAGAATTTTGGTAAAGGAATTGAATattcttttacataatattattattataaaattaagagaAAGTATAAGGGACCTCAAAGGAGTTTCTTTTTAAAGAGTCGTCGAATGAAGTACTTTTCAACCTTATAATAGTTTATTTAAAGTTTCTTTTATTATGATGTCTGTCAGTTGACAGAAAAAATGTGTAAGTGGGCAAATTTACTATATAAACATAACAAGTAATTTGCTTAATtcattcatgaagccctaagcggccgcatccggccgcgataacaatagaaaagctattgtgtctcgttattccacgatcgatgggttaaaagGTAAAATACACATGACAATTATTATCGTAATGATTTATCTCCttgatgttaaaatcgaacgacaaattgaacgtgtgtagcaatatcgcaaacgattttacgttcaaaagatcgattggacgattttcttgacgatcgatcggaacgacaaattgtcccgtgtatgggcaccttaacaACTAAGTTTGTTAAGCAAATTACTTGTTATGTTTATATCagcataattaattataaataatgtttagttttgatttttagcgcattataattattattcattattaactaCACTAGCAACATTTCGTGTAATAATTGGgcagataaacaaaaataattggcAACATTCGAAAATGGCTGCCGCTGATTtctaatttattcaaaatttgtttattattcataaaataaaatcagaGATAATTGTTTACAATGAGCAGTCGTTGCATTTTTGGAGGGTTCGCCACAGGAAAGTAAGTATTAAAGTAGCGTATATTAGAACTTAGTTATTTGCATAACCTCGCAGCCTCGTAATATTGTAAGTTTATCGTAATTATTTATCAATTAGTCATTTATCAgttacaattattgt includes:
- the LOC121726172 gene encoding esterase FE4-like, whose amino-acid sequence is MRGVVVVVAALLLGAAAARHRDAATAAGAVRGYRAPGAPHHYAYLGVPYARPPAAHRRFEAPEPVASWSGLFEATHRVRCRQPGGGGDNCLVVNVFTPARARALPVLVHVHGGGFLKGWGFHDAPSRLIRQAIVVVSFNYRLGAFGFLCLGTRSIPGNVGLKDQVAALQWVKRNIASFGGDPSEVTVYGTGSGAACVELLVLAGAAGNLFKRAILENGSALSPSTMSRDPLTAAYDSARALGYGCDRIRKELEKFYSNLSPGQLSNLSRIFVPCVERVSSRSLLHEDPWEVVKEGKFHHVSMMMVYGMAEETALIVEEEGVYKPPEDFSDLIPHNIEVDSTDHRDVITKFIKEFYFEENTMNSNSVESYVDYVNDIFLRYPLVKSAVHHAFGSNLTIYLMNFSFKSRGPNLSTNKKKGTQYQSVLHFLSKDTLDEDESVAVALTTLWSNFIKLGDPTPLTTSETPVIWQPVLPLTLNGAPLLRDTRCLKFSGNMINTKLNCPQLLFWDRVYNHFYTINHE